In the Blastocatellia bacterium genome, one interval contains:
- a CDS encoding ferredoxin family protein — translation MTYIIAEPCIGTKDTACVDVCPVDCIHPRKDEPEFEAAELLYIHPDECIDCGACEPACPVQAIFTEDDLPEQWRHFVKINADWYTNK, via the coding sequence ATGACTTATATTATTGCGGAACCCTGTATAGGGACGAAGGACACGGCATGCGTGGACGTTTGCCCTGTCGATTGTATTCATCCTCGGAAGGATGAGCCGGAGTTTGAAGCAGCAGAACTGCTCTACATTCACCCGGATGAATGCATTGACTGTGGCGCCTGCGAGCCCGCCTGTCCCGTGCAAGCCATCTTCACCGAAGACGATTTGCCCGAACAGTGGCGGCACTTCGTGAAGATCAACGCCGACTGGTACACCAACAAGTAA
- a CDS encoding NADH-quinone oxidoreductase subunit I, whose product MKKEAKVINVSDLSEKGSSIVKDILGPLVGMGLTLTRMKDNLTGKVSATISYPEERRTYSDRYRGAHILTAREDGSPRCVACYMCATACPADCIYIEPKEVADPLIEKAPARFEIDMLRCVFCGFCVDACPEEAIIMSRETEISAFSREETIWGIDRLMKREELPEFGLGYRPNQELVDSTLAFTPKKPEPKTMAGRVTLKEKATMIPHITFEPETGEP is encoded by the coding sequence ATGAAAAAAGAAGCAAAAGTAATCAATGTCTCAGACCTTTCAGAGAAGGGAAGCTCGATTGTCAAAGACATCCTCGGCCCGCTGGTCGGCATGGGGCTGACGCTGACGCGTATGAAGGACAATTTGACGGGCAAGGTCAGCGCGACGATCAGCTACCCCGAAGAGCGCCGCACCTATTCCGACCGTTATCGCGGCGCCCACATTCTGACGGCGCGCGAAGACGGCAGCCCACGCTGCGTGGCTTGCTATATGTGCGCGACCGCATGTCCCGCGGATTGCATTTACATCGAGCCAAAGGAAGTCGCCGACCCGCTGATCGAAAAAGCGCCGGCGCGCTTCGAGATTGACATGCTGCGCTGCGTCTTCTGCGGCTTCTGCGTTGACGCCTGTCCCGAAGAGGCGATCATCATGAGCCGCGAGACCGAAATCTCCGCCTTCAGCCGCGAAGAGACGATCTGGGGGATTGACCGCCTGATGAAGCGAGAGGAGTTGCCGGAGTTCGGGTTGGGCTACAGGCCGAATCAGGAACTGGTTGACAGCACGCTCGCCTTCACGCCGAAGAAGCCTGAGCCGAAGACCATGGCGGGACGAGTCACTTTGAAGGAAAAGGCGACCATGATTCCGCACATCACGTTCGAACCGGAGACCGGTGAGCCCTAA
- a CDS encoding 2Fe-2S iron-sulfur cluster-binding protein, with the protein MPKFILNDQEVEAQPGQTIIQAAQDHGVEIPHYCYHPDLPIDGNCRMCLVEVEKMPKLTPACTTVVSEGMVVRAANERVKTAVRGVLEFLLINHPVDCPVCDQAGECRLQDYYMVYGLHTSEIAQSLKVRKSKAVDLGPVMLDQERCVECSRCVRFFENVTKTGELQFFGRGDHVRIGTIGNQKIENPYAGNVAEICPVGALTDHDFRFKARVWFLHSTDSVCGGCSTGCNMRIDQRDGTIFRLQARRNVEVNQSWLCDEGRYSFHELEQGERLLYPLVKDGTGAHREATWSDAARSIDTRLKEIAGAAGANAVLGFASPSATNEALYLFKHYLGEQIGASLFDFRTDSEDQRVTEKEDDVLRHHDKHPNTMGALKLDLASAELGGIDGAIRAARDGRVKAGVVLYFKPLVPRESDAEAEAKIAELVRSLEYSVVLAAHRADWQQQASVVLPVAAWSEEGGSYTNYQGRVQAAAKAIEPGGDILPVWEVFAMLLHTSGAESRWMTADDVFATMSERVEAFRS; encoded by the coding sequence ATGCCAAAGTTCATTCTTAACGATCAAGAAGTCGAGGCGCAGCCGGGACAGACGATCATTCAGGCTGCCCAGGATCACGGGGTCGAAATCCCGCATTACTGTTACCACCCCGACCTGCCGATTGATGGCAACTGCCGCATGTGTCTGGTCGAGGTCGAGAAGATGCCAAAGCTCACGCCCGCCTGCACGACCGTCGTGAGCGAAGGCATGGTGGTGCGTGCGGCCAACGAGCGCGTCAAGACGGCGGTGCGCGGCGTGTTGGAATTCTTGCTCATCAACCACCCGGTTGATTGTCCCGTGTGCGACCAGGCGGGCGAGTGCCGCTTGCAGGATTACTACATGGTCTACGGCCTGCACACCAGCGAGATCGCGCAGTCGCTCAAGGTGCGCAAGTCGAAAGCGGTTGACCTCGGCCCGGTGATGCTCGACCAGGAGCGTTGTGTCGAGTGCTCGCGCTGCGTTCGCTTCTTCGAGAATGTGACCAAGACCGGCGAGCTCCAATTCTTCGGGCGCGGCGACCACGTCCGCATCGGCACCATCGGCAATCAGAAGATCGAGAACCCCTACGCCGGCAACGTCGCGGAAATCTGCCCGGTCGGCGCGCTGACGGATCACGATTTCCGCTTCAAGGCGCGCGTCTGGTTCCTGCATTCGACCGATTCGGTCTGCGGCGGCTGCTCGACGGGATGCAACATGCGCATCGATCAACGCGACGGCACCATCTTTCGCTTGCAGGCGCGGCGCAACGTCGAAGTCAATCAGAGCTGGCTTTGCGACGAAGGCCGCTACAGCTTTCACGAGCTAGAGCAGGGCGAGCGCCTCCTGTATCCGCTGGTTAAAGATGGCACCGGGGCGCACAGGGAAGCGACGTGGAGTGACGCGGCGCGCTCGATTGACACGCGCCTCAAAGAGATTGCCGGCGCGGCGGGCGCCAACGCCGTCCTCGGGTTCGCTTCGCCGTCGGCGACCAACGAAGCGCTCTACCTGTTCAAACACTACCTGGGCGAGCAGATCGGCGCGAGCTTATTCGATTTTCGCACAGACTCGGAAGACCAGCGCGTTACTGAAAAAGAAGACGACGTTTTGCGCCACCACGACAAGCACCCGAACACGATGGGCGCGTTGAAGCTCGATCTTGCGAGCGCCGAGCTTGGCGGTATTGACGGCGCAATTCGCGCGGCGCGCGATGGTCGCGTGAAGGCCGGCGTGGTGCTTTACTTCAAGCCGCTGGTGCCGCGTGAAAGCGACGCCGAGGCCGAGGCGAAGATTGCCGAGCTGGTGCGCTCGCTGGAATACTCGGTCGTGCTGGCGGCGCACCGCGCCGACTGGCAGCAGCAAGCCAGCGTCGTCTTACCGGTCGCGGCGTGGTCTGAAGAGGGCGGCAGCTACACGAATTATCAAGGCCGCGTGCAGGCGGCGGCCAAAGCCATCGAGCCGGGCGGCGACATCTTGCCGGTGTGGGAAGTCTTCGCCATGCTGTTGCACACGAGCGGCGCCGAGTCGCGCTGGATGACGGCAGACGATGTGTTTGCCACCATGTCTGAGCGCGTCGAGGCGTTCAGGAGCTAG
- a CDS encoding type II toxin-antitoxin system HicB family antitoxin: MRQVKIIIEKHVDGYVAYPLGLKGVVVGEGDTYDEALTDVQSAIRFHIESFGKAYEQS, translated from the coding sequence ATGAGGCAAGTCAAGATCATTATTGAAAAGCATGTCGATGGCTACGTGGCTTATCCACTAGGGCTGAAGGGCGTTGTGGTCGGCGAGGGCGACACGTATGACGAGGCGTTAACTGATGTACAATCAGCCATTCGCTTCCACATCGAAAGCTTCGGTAAGGCTTACGAGCAGAGCTAA
- the nuoF gene encoding NADH-quinone oxidoreductase subunit NuoF, which yields MGIQTLLEHINTPGYETLEVYRKHGGYKALEKALQMEPTALIDEVKASGLRGRGGAGFPTGMKWSFVPRNTGKPTYLLCNADESEPGTFKDRLLLERNPHAMIEGMAIAAYALDCHLSYIYMRGEFGFLVKPLNRALSEAYAAGLLGPSVMGKDYALDMHLHLGQGAYICGEETSLIESLEGYRGYPRIKPPFPAVSGFLASPTVVNNVETLAALPWIINNGAAAYAAMGTEKSKGTKLFSASGHINKPGVYEVDLGYPLLDFIYNECGGIPNGRKLKAVIPGGSSVPVLTAAECEGVLLDYESLAKAGTMLGSGGFIVFDDTVSMPEVLTVIADFYAHESCGQCTPCREGTGWAAKLLHNLVAGKGRKSDLDLLMKIMDNMEGKTICPLADADVMPIRSFVTKYRDEFEALCGR from the coding sequence ATGGGTATACAGACACTGCTAGAGCACATTAACACGCCGGGCTACGAGACGCTCGAAGTTTACCGCAAGCACGGCGGCTACAAGGCGCTTGAGAAAGCCTTGCAGATGGAGCCGACCGCCCTGATTGATGAAGTGAAAGCGAGCGGCCTGCGCGGGCGCGGCGGCGCGGGCTTCCCGACCGGCATGAAGTGGAGCTTTGTGCCGCGCAACACCGGCAAGCCGACTTACCTGCTCTGCAACGCTGACGAGAGCGAGCCGGGCACCTTCAAGGATCGCCTGCTGCTTGAGCGTAACCCGCACGCCATGATCGAAGGCATGGCGATTGCCGCCTACGCGCTCGACTGTCATCTCTCTTACATCTACATGCGCGGCGAGTTCGGCTTTCTGGTCAAGCCGCTCAACCGTGCGCTCAGTGAAGCCTACGCCGCCGGCTTGCTCGGCCCGTCGGTGATGGGCAAGGATTACGCGCTCGACATGCACCTGCATCTCGGACAGGGCGCTTATATCTGCGGCGAAGAGACTTCGCTGATCGAGTCGCTTGAAGGCTATCGCGGCTATCCGCGCATCAAGCCGCCGTTCCCGGCGGTGAGCGGCTTTCTCGCTTCGCCAACCGTGGTCAACAACGTCGAGACGCTGGCGGCGCTGCCGTGGATCATCAATAACGGCGCTGCGGCGTACGCGGCTATGGGCACGGAGAAGAGCAAGGGCACGAAGCTCTTTTCTGCGTCAGGCCACATTAACAAGCCTGGCGTCTATGAAGTAGACCTCGGCTATCCGCTGCTCGATTTCATCTACAACGAATGCGGCGGCATCCCCAATGGCCGCAAGCTGAAAGCGGTGATTCCCGGCGGCTCAAGCGTGCCGGTGCTTACCGCCGCCGAGTGCGAGGGCGTGTTGCTCGATTACGAGTCGCTGGCGAAGGCCGGCACGATGCTTGGTTCCGGCGGGTTCATCGTCTTTGACGACACCGTGAGCATGCCCGAAGTGCTGACGGTGATCGCAGACTTTTACGCGCACGAATCGTGCGGCCAGTGTACGCCGTGCCGCGAAGGCACGGGCTGGGCGGCGAAGCTCTTGCACAACCTCGTCGCCGGCAAGGGCAGAAAGTCCGACCTCGATCTGTTGATGAAGATCATGGACAATATGGAAGGCAAAACGATCTGCCCGCTGGCGGACGCCGACGTGATGCCGATCCGCAGCTTCGTGACCAAGTACCGCGACGAGTTTGAAGCGTTATGCGGGCGATAA
- a CDS encoding NAD(P)H-dependent oxidoreductase subunit E produces the protein MVQFSEEAMREYNDIIRRYPAKRAAVIPVLTLAQREFGWISEEVADYIGGLMDYPPADMKSVSSFYVLLRQKPVGKYHLEICRNVSCWLKGATGCMAEAKRILGVEAQEVTPDGLFSWDFTECLASCGTAVAMQVGDRYIENLTPEKMGEVIEQLRREAASQ, from the coding sequence ATGGTTCAATTCAGCGAAGAGGCGATGCGTGAGTACAATGACATCATCCGCCGCTATCCGGCCAAGCGGGCGGCGGTGATCCCTGTGCTGACGCTAGCGCAGCGCGAGTTCGGCTGGATATCCGAAGAAGTCGCCGACTACATCGGCGGCCTGATGGATTACCCGCCGGCAGACATGAAAAGCGTATCGTCCTTTTATGTCCTGCTGCGCCAGAAACCTGTCGGCAAGTACCACCTGGAAATTTGCCGCAACGTCAGCTGCTGGCTGAAAGGCGCAACCGGGTGCATGGCCGAGGCGAAGCGGATTCTTGGCGTCGAAGCGCAAGAGGTCACGCCGGACGGTTTGTTTAGTTGGGACTTCACCGAATGCCTGGCGTCATGCGGCACGGCAGTGGCGATGCAGGTCGGAGATCGTTACATCGAAAACCTGACGCCGGAAAAGATGGGCGAAGTCATCGAGCAATTACGCAGGGAAGCCGCGAGCCAGTAA
- the nuoD gene encoding NADH dehydrogenase (quinone) subunit D, with protein MAVDSKSGDNFLTTTVSSVVNWARGGSLWPMPFGTACCAIEFMSVVSAHYDIARFGAEVVRFSPRQSDMLLVMGTITDKMVPVLKKIYDQMPDPKWVVSMGACATSGGFYRAYHVVQGIDEFLPVDVYIPGCPPTPEAVLQAVLMIQEVVKTERINDPYAREELRLRMRKEITESAPKPLLIAEQQAREATRLVQISREPVAPRNPTVALLEERFKEEILDVNDFRGDLAVTVRPDRLQDICRSLKEDPTTRFDLLSTVTGLDNLGYPDKTRDERFNVVYHMYSIDHGHRIRLKVPVPEDRPEVDTVSMIWKTANWWERETYDMFGINFRYHPDLRRILCHEEFEGYALRKDHDPGGRTPLSRDYKLPIEYKTQWEGHEIDRLAPEPTIINVGPSHPATHGTLRIVARMDGEMIIESDVEIGYLHRCFEKMAETHQWNQVIPYTDRLNYCSSFLNNVGYACAVEKLLGIQVPKRVEYIRVLLGELSRIMDHMVCISTNLVDLGALTNFWYALELREEIYDLLEMTAGVRMMVSYVRVGGLASDLPKDFIPRCREVLKRIPGYINDLVKLNMGNIIFKDRAVGITPISGKEAIDWGFTGPMLRAAGVPYDIRQNHPYSSYEDFDFEIPIGNTGDMYDRFLVRFEEMRQSARIVEQALENLPEGPVQVDDRRITLPPKKGVYTNIEDLMNHFKLQMHGIQVPPGEVYGYSEAGNGELGFYIVSDGSMRPWRIHARGPCFPLFSAYPKMIEGHLIADAVATLGSYNIVAGELDR; from the coding sequence ATGGCTGTTGATTCCAAGTCTGGCGACAATTTCCTGACCACTACCGTAAGCAGTGTCGTCAACTGGGCGCGCGGCGGATCGCTCTGGCCCATGCCTTTTGGGACGGCCTGCTGCGCCATCGAATTCATGTCGGTCGTTTCGGCGCACTACGATATCGCGCGCTTCGGCGCCGAAGTCGTGCGTTTCTCGCCGCGCCAATCCGACATGCTTCTGGTTATGGGCACGATCACCGACAAGATGGTGCCGGTGCTCAAGAAAATTTACGATCAGATGCCCGACCCCAAGTGGGTCGTTTCCATGGGCGCCTGCGCCACTTCGGGCGGCTTCTATCGCGCCTATCACGTCGTCCAGGGGATTGACGAATTTCTTCCCGTAGACGTTTACATCCCGGGCTGCCCGCCGACCCCTGAAGCCGTGCTGCAAGCCGTGCTGATGATCCAGGAGGTCGTCAAGACCGAGCGGATTAACGACCCGTACGCGCGCGAAGAACTGCGCCTGCGGATGCGCAAGGAGATCACCGAGAGCGCGCCCAAGCCCTTGCTGATCGCCGAACAGCAGGCGCGCGAAGCGACCCGCCTGGTGCAGATCAGCCGCGAGCCGGTCGCCCCACGCAACCCGACCGTGGCGCTGCTCGAAGAACGCTTCAAGGAAGAGATTCTCGACGTCAACGATTTTCGCGGCGACCTTGCCGTCACCGTGCGGCCCGACCGCCTGCAAGACATTTGCCGGTCGCTCAAGGAAGATCCGACGACCAGGTTCGACTTGCTGTCGACGGTCACGGGGCTCGACAACCTCGGCTACCCCGACAAGACGCGCGACGAGCGCTTCAACGTCGTCTATCACATGTACTCGATAGACCACGGCCACCGCATCCGCCTGAAGGTGCCTGTGCCCGAAGACCGGCCCGAAGTCGACACCGTCAGCATGATCTGGAAGACGGCGAACTGGTGGGAGCGCGAAACCTATGACATGTTCGGGATCAACTTTCGCTACCACCCGGACCTGCGCCGCATCCTCTGTCACGAGGAGTTCGAGGGCTACGCCCTGCGCAAGGATCACGATCCGGGCGGGCGCACGCCGCTGTCGCGCGATTACAAGCTGCCTATCGAATACAAGACGCAATGGGAAGGCCACGAGATTGATCGCCTAGCGCCAGAGCCGACCATCATCAACGTCGGCCCGTCGCATCCGGCGACGCACGGCACCCTGCGCATCGTCGCGCGGATGGACGGTGAAATGATCATCGAGTCCGACGTCGAGATCGGTTACCTGCACCGCTGCTTTGAGAAGATGGCCGAAACGCACCAGTGGAATCAGGTCATCCCGTACACAGACCGGCTGAACTACTGCTCGTCGTTCCTCAACAACGTCGGCTACGCGTGCGCCGTCGAAAAATTGCTTGGCATCCAGGTGCCGAAGCGCGTCGAATACATTCGCGTCCTCCTCGGCGAGCTGTCGCGCATCATGGATCACATGGTCTGCATCAGCACGAACCTGGTTGACCTCGGCGCGCTGACCAATTTCTGGTATGCGCTGGAGCTGCGCGAAGAGATTTACGACTTGCTGGAAATGACGGCGGGCGTGCGCATGATGGTCAGCTATGTGCGCGTCGGCGGTCTGGCGTCGGATTTGCCGAAGGACTTCATCCCGCGCTGCCGCGAAGTGCTTAAGCGCATCCCCGGATACATCAACGATCTGGTCAAGTTGAATATGGGGAATATCATCTTTAAGGATCGCGCCGTCGGCATCACGCCCATCAGCGGCAAGGAGGCGATTGACTGGGGCTTCACCGGGCCGATGCTGCGCGCCGCGGGCGTGCCTTACGACATCCGCCAGAACCACCCGTATTCGAGCTACGAAGACTTCGACTTTGAAATCCCCATCGGCAACACCGGCGATATGTACGACCGCTTCCTGGTGCGCTTTGAAGAGATGCGCCAGAGCGCCCGCATCGTCGAGCAGGCGCTTGAAAACCTTCCTGAAGGCCCGGTTCAGGTTGACGACCGCCGCATCACGCTGCCGCCGAAGAAGGGCGTCTATACGAACATCGAAGACCTGATGAACCACTTCAAATTGCAGATGCACGGCATTCAGGTGCCGCCGGGCGAAGTCTACGGCTACTCGGAAGCCGGCAACGGCGAGCTTGGGTTTTACATCGTCAGCGACGGCTCGATGCGCCCGTGGCGCATTCATGCGCGCGGCCCCTGCTTCCCGCTATTTTCTGCCTATCCGAAGATGATCGAAGGTCATCTGATCGCCGACGCCGTCGCCACGCTCGGCAGTTATAACATCGTCGCCGGCGAGCTTGACCGGTAG
- a CDS encoding DinB family protein: MGKSLIDHYRRWFDYEMDAHAKVLASLAACPEDRRATPEYGKAIDLFAHMMLARRLWLYRFGLLAEGPAEFFPQNVALATVQAMAEETHAAWTAYFERLDETELARIFEYRALDGPRFRNRVEDILTQLFGHSWYHRGQIAMLLRLAGAEPAATDFVFWSREFIGE, from the coding sequence ATGGGAAAGAGTCTCATTGACCATTACCGCCGCTGGTTCGATTACGAGATGGACGCCCACGCGAAAGTCCTGGCGTCACTTGCGGCCTGCCCGGAGGATCGGCGCGCGACACCGGAGTACGGCAAAGCCATTGACCTGTTCGCGCACATGATGTTGGCGCGGCGGCTCTGGCTCTACCGCTTCGGCCTGCTCGCGGAAGGCCCGGCCGAATTCTTTCCGCAAAACGTCGCGCTCGCTACCGTCCAGGCGATGGCCGAAGAAACCCACGCCGCCTGGACGGCTTACTTCGAGCGGCTGGACGAAACCGAGCTGGCGCGAATCTTTGAATACCGCGCGCTTGACGGGCCGCGCTTTCGCAACCGCGTCGAAGACATCCTGACGCAGCTATTCGGCCACTCATGGTATCATCGCGGCCAGATCGCCATGCTGCTGCGGCTAGCGGGCGCCGAGCCGGCGGCGACCGATTTCGTCTTCTGGAGCCGCGAGTTCATCGGCGAATGA
- a CDS encoding secondary thiamine-phosphate synthase enzyme YjbQ produces MPTTTVRIATKRDKQVIDITDRVQQFLSQSGARDGLCNVFVTHTTACITTGEAIEGTDEDLMEVLEKIIPAIRFRHAHDPSHAPDHMISSIVGAGLTVPVRGGELVLGTWQRLLFVECNGPRNREVVITVLGD; encoded by the coding sequence ATGCCGACCACGACCGTCAGGATTGCGACGAAGCGCGACAAGCAGGTGATCGATATCACCGACCGCGTTCAGCAGTTTCTATCGCAGAGCGGCGCGCGCGATGGCCTGTGCAATGTCTTTGTCACGCACACCACCGCCTGCATCACCACGGGCGAAGCTATCGAAGGCACGGACGAAGACTTGATGGAGGTGCTGGAGAAGATCATTCCGGCCATACGCTTTCGCCACGCACACGACCCGTCGCATGCGCCCGATCATATGATCAGCTCGATTGTCGGGGCCGGCCTGACCGTGCCTGTGCGCGGCGGCGAGCTGGTGCTAGGCACATGGCAGCGGCTGCTGTTTGTCGAATGCAATGGCCCGCGCAATCGTGAAGTGGTGATTACGGTGTTGGGAGATTGA
- a CDS encoding replication-associated recombination protein A produces the protein MRPRTLEEFVGQEKIIGPGRALRRMVEDDRLQSLIFWGPPGTGKTTLAALIADHTAARFVTFSAVTSGIREVREMMKSSDEFRRQTGRRTVVFIDEIHRFNKAQQDAFLPFVESGTIILIGATTENPSFEVNSALLSRSRVFTLESLSAEHIVVILTRAIEDAERGLGEERVDATDEVLRAIAAYASGDARVALNTLELAVSVAEPDAIGARVITKEVLSEAMQRASLRYDKGGEEHFNFISAFIKSIRNSDADAAVYWLARMLEAGEDPLFIARRLVIHASEDVGLADPRALVTAVAAMQATHFVGMPEARLALTQATLHLALAPKSNSVLTAYMAAAKDALETEQQPVPMHLRNAPTSLMKEIGYGSGYQYAHDNEAGRADEMACLPEALQGRTYYQANPRDKVQRAPGEKPGPKAEE, from the coding sequence ATGCGTCCGCGCACTCTCGAAGAGTTCGTTGGACAGGAAAAGATTATCGGGCCGGGCCGCGCCCTGCGCCGCATGGTCGAAGATGACCGCCTGCAATCATTGATTTTCTGGGGGCCGCCGGGCACCGGCAAGACGACGCTCGCGGCGCTGATCGCCGATCATACCGCGGCGCGCTTCGTGACATTCAGCGCCGTGACCTCTGGCATCCGCGAAGTCCGCGAGATGATGAAATCCTCCGACGAGTTCCGCCGCCAGACGGGCCGCCGCACCGTCGTCTTCATTGACGAAATCCATCGCTTTAATAAGGCACAGCAGGACGCTTTCTTGCCGTTTGTCGAAAGCGGCACCATCATCCTGATCGGCGCGACCACCGAGAACCCGTCCTTTGAAGTCAACTCGGCATTGCTGTCGCGGTCGCGCGTTTTCACGCTCGAATCGCTTTCGGCAGAGCATATCGTCGTCATCCTGACGCGCGCCATCGAAGACGCCGAGCGCGGCCTCGGCGAAGAGCGCGTTGACGCGACCGACGAGGTTTTGCGCGCCATCGCCGCTTACGCTTCAGGTGATGCGCGGGTCGCTTTGAACACCCTGGAGCTGGCCGTGTCGGTAGCCGAACCCGATGCCATCGGCGCGCGCGTGATAACCAAAGAGGTGCTGAGCGAGGCCATGCAGCGCGCCTCTCTGCGTTATGACAAGGGCGGCGAGGAGCATTTCAACTTCATCTCGGCTTTCATTAAATCGATCCGCAACTCGGACGCCGATGCGGCGGTCTACTGGCTGGCGCGCATGCTCGAAGCCGGCGAAGACCCGTTGTTTATCGCCCGCCGGCTGGTGATCCATGCGTCCGAGGACGTCGGGCTCGCAGACCCGCGGGCGCTGGTCACCGCGGTGGCGGCGATGCAAGCGACACACTTCGTCGGGATGCCCGAAGCGCGGCTGGCGTTGACGCAGGCGACGCTCCATCTGGCGCTCGCGCCGAAATCGAACTCGGTGCTGACGGCCTACATGGCGGCGGCGAAGGACGCGCTTGAGACTGAGCAACAGCCTGTGCCGATGCACCTGCGTAACGCGCCGACCTCTTTGATGAAGGAGATCGGCTACGGCAGCGGCTACCAGTACGCGCATGATAACGAAGCGGGCCGCGCCGACGAGATGGCCTGTTTGCCCGAAGCCTTGCAGGGCCGCACCTACTATCAGGCGAACCCGCGCGACAAGGTGCAGCGCGCGCCGGGCGAAAAGCCGGGGCCAAAGGCAGAAGAATGA
- a CDS encoding ABC transporter permease, whose amino-acid sequence MDSLIVANIRQRPLRTAISVTGVALGVILVVLFVGLARGMMRDSTDRQSNVDAEVRFFPGGDLSLSANPLRLPSRYADAIMKGVQPTAEDPDLKPKPPIAGVAVATPVGEWVQSGVGAIGFELIDGIDYAGFTKATQLHIVEGRGLGDGRDTGVNEAIVDGYYAEHNLDADGQPVRVGSRIKTLGHEFTVVGVYAPSLLARIKIPLRTMQQLFGGAENCSFLMVKCERPELAEQVKADIQQTYPGNHVLLTSEIPSLYGQSFRAVEIFLNVVIGLALVISTLVILLGMYTTIIERTREIGILKSLGASKAFIILAIEKEAALISGLGIVVGFLVAIAGKFLIQRNTRLMIDLPPQWLLIAALIGLAGGVIGALYPAVRAANLDPVEAISYE is encoded by the coding sequence ATGGATAGCCTGATCGTCGCCAACATCCGCCAGCGACCGTTGCGCACCGCCATCAGCGTCACCGGCGTCGCGCTCGGCGTCATCCTCGTTGTACTCTTTGTCGGCCTGGCGCGCGGCATGATGCGTGATTCGACCGACCGGCAGTCGAACGTAGATGCCGAAGTCCGATTCTTCCCCGGCGGCGACCTGTCGCTGTCGGCCAACCCTTTGCGCCTGCCCTCGCGGTACGCCGACGCCATTATGAAAGGCGTGCAGCCAACCGCCGAAGACCCCGACCTGAAACCGAAGCCGCCCATCGCCGGCGTCGCCGTCGCCACTCCGGTCGGCGAGTGGGTGCAGTCGGGCGTCGGCGCCATCGGCTTCGAATTGATTGACGGCATCGATTACGCCGGCTTCACGAAAGCGACTCAACTGCACATCGTTGAGGGGCGCGGGCTGGGCGACGGGCGCGACACCGGCGTCAACGAAGCCATCGTTGACGGCTACTACGCCGAGCATAATCTCGATGCCGACGGCCAGCCGGTGCGAGTCGGCAGTCGCATCAAGACGCTCGGCCATGAATTCACCGTCGTCGGCGTCTACGCGCCGTCGCTGCTGGCGCGCATCAAGATTCCGCTACGCACCATGCAGCAGTTGTTTGGCGGCGCTGAGAACTGCTCGTTCCTGATGGTCAAGTGCGAGCGCCCGGAACTTGCCGAACAGGTGAAAGCCGACATTCAGCAGACCTATCCCGGCAATCACGTTTTGTTGACCAGCGAGATTCCGTCACTCTATGGCCAGAGCTTTCGCGCCGTCGAGATTTTCCTCAACGTCGTCATCGGCCTAGCGCTGGTGATTTCGACGCTGGTGATCCTGCTCGGCATGTACACGACGATCATCGAGCGGACGCGCGAGATCGGTATCCTTAAGAGTCTCGGCGCTTCAAAGGCGTTCATCATTCTGGCGATTGAAAAAGAGGCGGCGTTGATCAGCGGGCTCGGCATCGTCGTCGGCTTTCTGGTCGCCATCGCCGGCAAGTTTTTAATTCAGCGAAACACGCGCTTGATGATTGATCTGCCGCCGCAGTGGCTATTGATCGCCGCGTTGATCGGCCTGGCCGGCGGTGTCATCGGCGCTCTCTACCCGGCGGTGCGCGCCGCCAACCTTGACCCGGTCGAGGCGATCAGCTATGAGTAG